One region of Minwuia thermotolerans genomic DNA includes:
- a CDS encoding virulence factor — translation MAQKVIVYWRDIPAQVIVKAGRQRAAVELPERFIKAIDRTAMKLGAKDQDAYLAEWRRGAPEAVEGDPETLAAEAAAALEALYTPDRIHELVANGGKAHD, via the coding sequence ATGGCACAGAAAGTCATCGTCTACTGGCGGGACATCCCCGCCCAGGTCATCGTCAAGGCGGGCCGCCAGCGCGCGGCCGTCGAGCTGCCCGAACGATTCATCAAGGCCATCGACCGCACCGCGATGAAGCTCGGCGCGAAGGACCAGGACGCCTATCTGGCGGAATGGCGCCGCGGCGCGCCGGAGGCCGTCGAGGGCGACCCCGAGACACTGGCGGCCGAGGCCGCAGCCGCGCTCGAAGCGCTCTACACCCCCGATCGCATCCACGAACTCGTCGCCAATGGAGGCAAGGCCCATGACTGA
- a CDS encoding DUF1638 domain-containing protein has translation MPDTASGRLRADLSDAAQERTLIIACGALAREIGGMIGRGGLGHLALKCLPATLHNTPDKIPGAVREAVLQARETYGDVLVGYADCGTGGRLDKVCEELGVERIPGPHCYAFYSGNAAFEALAEEEYTAFYLTDFLTRQFETLVIKPLGLDRHPELRDQYFGNYEKLVYLAQTDDPDLTAQARAAADRLGLAFERRETGLGDLQAFIDRNV, from the coding sequence ATGCCAGACACGGCATCGGGACGGTTGCGCGCGGATCTCAGCGACGCCGCCCAGGAAAGAACCCTCATTATTGCCTGCGGCGCGCTGGCGCGGGAGATCGGCGGCATGATCGGCCGGGGCGGGCTCGGCCATCTGGCGCTGAAATGCCTTCCCGCGACCCTGCACAACACGCCCGACAAGATCCCCGGGGCCGTCCGCGAGGCGGTGCTGCAGGCGCGCGAGACCTATGGCGACGTCCTTGTCGGCTACGCCGATTGCGGCACCGGCGGACGGCTGGACAAGGTCTGTGAGGAGCTGGGGGTCGAGCGCATTCCCGGCCCCCATTGCTACGCCTTCTATTCCGGCAACGCCGCCTTCGAGGCGCTGGCCGAGGAAGAGTACACGGCCTTCTACCTGACCGACTTCCTGACCCGTCAGTTCGAGACCCTGGTGATCAAGCCGCTGGGCCTGGACCGGCATCCCGAACTCCGTGACCAGTATTTCGGCAACTACGAGAAACTGGTCTACCTGGCGCAGACCGACGATCCGGATCTGACGGCGCAGGCCCGCGCCGCCGCCGACCGGCTCGGCCTCGCCTTCGAGCGCCGCGAGACCGGCCTGGGCGACCTGCAGGCGTTCATCGACCGCAACGTCTGA
- a CDS encoding corrinoid protein produces MADDDEDIVLSELEDDDLVQQMMDDLYDGLKEEIEEGVRILLERGWTPYDILTKALVEGMRIVGIDFRDGILFVPEVLLSANAMKAGMTILRPLLVETGAPKMGKVVIGTVKGDIHDIGKNLVGMMLEGAGFEVIDIGINNPVENYLEALEEHKPDILGMSALLTTTMPYMKVVIDTLSEKSIRDDYIVLVGGAPLNEEFAEAIGADAYCRDAAVAVETAKDLIARRHNQAAAG; encoded by the coding sequence ATGGCCGACGACGACGAAGACATTGTCCTTTCGGAATTGGAGGACGACGACCTCGTCCAGCAGATGATGGACGACCTCTATGACGGCCTGAAGGAGGAGATCGAGGAAGGCGTCCGCATCCTGCTGGAGCGCGGCTGGACGCCCTACGACATCCTCACCAAGGCTTTGGTCGAGGGCATGCGCATCGTCGGCATCGACTTCCGCGACGGCATCCTGTTCGTGCCGGAAGTGCTGCTGTCGGCCAACGCCATGAAGGCGGGCATGACGATCCTGCGGCCGCTGCTGGTGGAGACCGGCGCGCCGAAGATGGGCAAGGTCGTCATCGGCACCGTCAAGGGCGACATCCACGACATCGGCAAGAACCTGGTCGGCATGATGCTGGAAGGCGCGGGCTTCGAGGTCATCGACATCGGCATCAACAACCCGGTCGAGAACTACCTGGAGGCGCTGGAGGAGCACAAGCCGGACATCCTCGGCATGTCGGCCCTGCTGACGACCACCATGCCCTACATGAAGGTGGTGATCGACACGCTGAGCGAGAAATCGATCCGCGACGACTACATCGTCCTCGTCGGCGGCGCGCCGCTGAACGAGGAGTTCGCCGAGGCGATCGGCGCCGACGCCTATTGCCGCGACGCGGCGGTGGCGGTGGAGACCGCCAAGGACCTCATCGCGCGGCGGCACAACCAGGCCGCTGCCGGATAG
- a CDS encoding trimethylamine methyltransferase family protein, producing the protein MDADTDQEQGRRKGRRGGGSDARRDRRKGGGMESQRFITRKLKPYELLSEEGLALIERNADIVLREIGIEFRGDPEALAIWRDAGADVDGERVRFPEGLCRSLIGTAPATFVQHARNPERSVEIGGDSTVFAPVYGPPFVRDLEGKRRYATIEDFRNFVRLAYMAPAMHHSGGTVCEPVDVPVNKRHLDMIDAHVRFSDKPFMGSVTHPDRAADSVAMAKIVFGEDFVDRNCVLINLINANSPMVFDETMLGALKTYARAGQACIVTPFILAGAMAPVTAAGVLTQTLAEAMAGMAFAQLCRPGAPVVFGSFASSISMQSGAPTFGTPEPALVLYGATQLARRLGVPFRSGGGLCGSKTPDAQAAYESLATLNPTLMAGVNFVLHAAGWLEGGLVSSFEKFVMDCDQLAMLQRFAEGVDLSENGQAMDAIREVGPGSHYLGCAHTQANFETAFYRSPLTDNNSYEQWEAEGARRIEERANDLVRKWLADYQQPALDQGVGEALDDYIRRKKDSMPDAFT; encoded by the coding sequence ATGGACGCGGACACCGATCAGGAACAGGGGCGGCGCAAGGGCCGCCGCGGCGGCGGATCGGACGCCCGCCGCGACCGCCGGAAGGGCGGCGGCATGGAAAGCCAGCGTTTCATCACCCGCAAGCTGAAGCCCTATGAACTGCTGTCCGAGGAAGGCCTGGCGCTGATCGAGCGCAACGCCGACATCGTGCTCCGGGAGATCGGCATCGAGTTCCGCGGCGATCCGGAGGCGCTGGCCATCTGGCGCGACGCCGGCGCCGACGTCGACGGCGAGCGCGTGCGTTTTCCCGAAGGGCTCTGCCGGTCGCTGATCGGCACGGCCCCGGCGACATTCGTCCAGCACGCCCGCAATCCGGAGCGCTCGGTCGAGATCGGCGGCGACAGCACCGTCTTCGCCCCCGTCTACGGCCCGCCCTTCGTCCGCGATCTGGAAGGCAAGCGGCGTTACGCCACCATCGAGGATTTCCGCAACTTCGTCCGTTTGGCGTACATGGCCCCGGCCATGCACCATTCCGGCGGCACGGTCTGCGAACCCGTCGACGTACCGGTGAACAAGCGGCATCTGGACATGATCGACGCCCATGTCCGCTTCTCCGACAAGCCCTTCATGGGTTCGGTCACCCATCCCGACCGCGCCGCGGATTCGGTTGCCATGGCGAAGATCGTCTTCGGCGAGGACTTCGTCGACCGGAACTGCGTGCTGATCAACCTGATCAACGCCAACTCGCCGATGGTGTTCGACGAGACCATGCTGGGCGCGCTGAAGACCTATGCCCGGGCGGGGCAGGCCTGCATCGTCACGCCCTTCATCCTGGCCGGTGCTATGGCGCCCGTGACCGCCGCCGGCGTGCTGACCCAGACCCTGGCGGAGGCGATGGCCGGCATGGCCTTCGCACAGCTCTGCCGGCCCGGCGCGCCGGTGGTCTTCGGCAGCTTCGCCAGCTCGATCTCCATGCAGTCGGGGGCGCCGACCTTCGGCACGCCGGAGCCGGCGCTGGTGCTCTATGGCGCGACGCAGCTCGCGCGCAGGCTGGGCGTGCCCTTCCGTTCCGGCGGCGGTCTCTGCGGCTCCAAGACGCCCGACGCCCAGGCGGCCTATGAAAGCCTGGCGACGCTCAATCCGACCCTGATGGCCGGCGTGAACTTCGTCCTTCACGCCGCCGGCTGGCTGGAGGGCGGGCTGGTCTCGTCCTTCGAGAAGTTCGTCATGGACTGCGATCAGCTCGCCATGCTGCAGCGTTTCGCCGAGGGCGTGGACCTGAGCGAGAACGGCCAGGCCATGGACGCCATCCGGGAGGTCGGCCCCGGCAGCCACTATCTGGGCTGCGCCCATACCCAGGCGAATTTCGAGACCGCCTTCTACCGTTCGCCGCTGACCGACAACAATTCCTACGAACAGTGGGAGGCGGAAGGCGCGCGGCGGATCGAGGAGCGCGCCAACGACCTGGTGCGCAAATGGCTGGCCGACTACCAGCAGCCGGCGCTGGACCAGGGCGTGGGCGAGGCGCTCGACGACTATATCCGCCGCAAGAAGGATTCCATGCCCGACGCCTTCACCTGA
- a CDS encoding crotonase/enoyl-CoA hydratase family protein: MDAGLLVEREGPVTVFTINRPQARNALDDPTARALGRALAEFDADGEQRAGVLTGAGGAFCAGADLKAMAPDYVAWAGDPEGPNAAVLSKPLIAAVEGHAVAGGLGVALRCDIRIADETAVFGVFCRRFGVPMSDGTTVRLPRIVGQGRALHMLLTGEPVDAAKALEWGLVTQVVAKGEARAAAVAMAERLAKFPQLAMHSDRLSALQQYDFGLADAFANEKRLAEAAKRAEALAGAARFAGGQGRHGERD; encoded by the coding sequence ATGGACGCAGGATTGCTGGTCGAGCGCGAGGGGCCTGTCACGGTCTTCACCATCAACCGGCCGCAGGCGCGCAACGCCCTGGACGATCCGACGGCCCGGGCGCTGGGCCGGGCGCTGGCCGAGTTCGACGCCGACGGCGAACAGCGCGCCGGTGTGCTGACCGGTGCGGGCGGCGCCTTCTGCGCCGGGGCGGACCTGAAGGCCATGGCGCCGGACTACGTCGCCTGGGCCGGCGACCCGGAAGGGCCGAACGCCGCCGTGCTCTCCAAACCCCTGATCGCCGCCGTCGAGGGCCATGCGGTCGCCGGCGGCCTCGGCGTCGCGCTGCGCTGCGACATCCGCATCGCCGACGAGACGGCGGTCTTCGGCGTCTTCTGCCGCCGCTTCGGCGTGCCGATGAGCGACGGCACCACCGTCCGCCTGCCGCGGATCGTCGGCCAGGGCCGGGCGCTGCACATGCTGCTGACGGGCGAGCCCGTGGACGCGGCCAAGGCGCTGGAATGGGGCCTGGTCACCCAGGTCGTGGCGAAGGGCGAGGCCCGCGCCGCGGCGGTCGCGATGGCGGAACGGCTGGCGAAGTTTCCGCAGCTCGCCATGCACTCCGACCGGCTGTCGGCCCTGCAGCAGTACGACTTCGGTCTCGCGGACGCCTTCGCCAACGAGAAGCGCCTGGCCGAGGCCGCCAAGCGGGCCGAGGCGCTGGCGGGCGCGGCGCGCTTCGCCGGCGGTCAGGGCCGCCACGGCGAACGGGACTGA
- a CDS encoding glutathione S-transferase family protein, producing the protein MAIRMYDLCGAEPQRRFSPFCWRARLALAHKGLEVETIPWRFTEKEAIAAHGSKTVPVILDGGKAVSDSWAIAEYLEDEYPDRPALFPNGRGEARFVKAWSEAVLSAGIITLVVHDIYQHLDPVDLDYFRTSREKRFGRTLEEVQAGREDRVKGFRQSLTPLRLTLQAQPWVAGAQPGFADHMCVAPLLWARAISEFPLLEADDPLNDWRNRMLDLYDGLARSAPGYD; encoded by the coding sequence ATGGCGATACGGATGTACGATCTCTGCGGGGCGGAGCCCCAACGGCGCTTCAGCCCCTTCTGCTGGCGGGCGCGGCTCGCCCTGGCGCACAAGGGCCTGGAGGTCGAGACCATCCCCTGGCGCTTCACCGAGAAGGAGGCGATCGCCGCCCACGGCTCGAAGACCGTGCCGGTGATCCTGGACGGCGGGAAGGCGGTCTCCGATTCCTGGGCCATCGCGGAGTATCTCGAAGACGAATACCCGGACCGCCCGGCGCTGTTCCCCAACGGCCGCGGCGAGGCGCGCTTCGTCAAGGCGTGGTCGGAGGCGGTTCTGAGCGCCGGCATCATCACGCTCGTCGTCCATGACATCTACCAGCATCTCGATCCGGTGGATCTGGACTACTTCCGGACCTCGCGCGAGAAGCGCTTCGGCAGGACACTGGAGGAGGTGCAGGCGGGCCGCGAGGACAGGGTGAAGGGCTTCCGCCAGTCGCTGACGCCGCTCAGGCTGACGCTGCAGGCCCAGCCCTGGGTCGCGGGCGCGCAGCCCGGCTTCGCCGATCACATGTGTGTCGCGCCCCTCCTCTGGGCGCGCGCGATCTCCGAATTCCCGCTGCTGGAAGCGGACGATCCGCTGAACGACTGGCGGAACCGCATGCTGGATCTGTATGACGGCCTGGCCCGCAGCGCGCCGGGCTACGATTGA
- a CDS encoding metal-dependent hydrolase family protein, which translates to MDKGPTLYAGGLVFDGLEAPQAGLGVLVDKGRIEAVKPVAAFEGFAGRRVDTSGATLMPGLMDCHIHICYGAEGNPGDAAEKLTLSALTLKAMDNARKILEGGVVAVRDCGGKDYVDLDVRDALNAGRFPGPVMRASGKMICMTGGHGNKNGIVADGCDEVIKAVRTNVHKGVDVIKIMATGGVMTPGVNPEDAHYSAEEMAAGISEAKRFDKRTASHAQGAEGILNAVRGGIHSIEHGIFMNEECIREMIERGVFLVPTLAAVKNIIANRDRGIPAWAVEKSERVYDIHIAAFRAYQAAGGKVAMGTDAGTPFNQHGENAQELAHMVEAGMSTLDALIAGTSNAAELIEPGERGRVAEGLVADLLLVRGNPAEDIAMAAERANHLMVIKDGRPFADRRGGAELAQAAE; encoded by the coding sequence ATGGACAAGGGACCGACGCTTTACGCCGGGGGGCTGGTTTTCGACGGGCTGGAGGCGCCACAGGCGGGCCTCGGGGTGCTGGTCGACAAGGGCCGCATCGAGGCCGTGAAGCCTGTGGCGGCGTTCGAAGGCTTCGCGGGCCGGCGCGTCGACACTTCTGGCGCGACGCTGATGCCCGGGCTGATGGATTGCCACATCCACATCTGCTACGGGGCCGAGGGCAATCCGGGCGACGCGGCGGAGAAGCTGACGCTCTCGGCGCTGACCCTGAAGGCGATGGACAACGCCAGGAAGATCCTGGAAGGCGGCGTCGTCGCGGTGCGCGACTGCGGCGGCAAGGACTATGTCGACCTGGACGTGCGCGACGCTCTGAACGCCGGCCGCTTCCCCGGCCCGGTGATGCGCGCCTCGGGCAAGATGATCTGCATGACGGGCGGCCACGGCAACAAGAACGGCATCGTCGCCGACGGCTGCGACGAGGTGATCAAGGCGGTGCGGACCAACGTTCACAAGGGCGTCGACGTCATCAAGATCATGGCCACGGGCGGGGTGATGACGCCCGGCGTGAATCCCGAGGACGCGCACTACTCGGCCGAGGAGATGGCCGCCGGGATATCGGAGGCGAAGCGTTTCGACAAGCGCACGGCCAGCCACGCCCAGGGCGCAGAAGGCATCCTCAACGCCGTGCGCGGCGGCATTCATTCCATCGAGCACGGCATCTTCATGAACGAGGAGTGCATCCGCGAGATGATCGAGCGCGGGGTCTTCCTGGTGCCGACGCTGGCGGCGGTGAAGAACATCATCGCCAACCGCGACCGGGGCATCCCGGCCTGGGCGGTGGAGAAATCGGAGCGGGTCTACGACATCCACATCGCCGCCTTCCGGGCCTATCAGGCCGCCGGCGGCAAGGTCGCCATGGGCACCGACGCGGGCACGCCCTTCAATCAGCACGGTGAGAACGCCCAGGAGCTGGCGCACATGGTCGAGGCCGGCATGTCCACGCTGGACGCGCTGATCGCCGGCACGTCCAATGCCGCGGAACTGATCGAACCGGGCGAGCGCGGCCGCGTGGCCGAGGGGCTGGTCGCGGACCTGCTGCTGGTGCGCGGCAACCCGGCCGAGGACATCGCCATGGCCGCCGAGCGCGCCAACCACCTGATGGTGATCAAGGACGGTCGGCCCTTCGCCGACCGCCGCGGGGGCGCCGAACTGGCCCAGGCGGCGGAGTAG
- a CDS encoding ammonium transporter — MENVVSGLDVFFVLMGAILVFAMHAGFAFLEVGTVRHKNQVNALVKIIVDFAVSMVAYFLVGYMVAYGTGFLVSATVLSGAEVVEGHDFGLSGFGLVKFFFLLTFAAAIPAIISGGIAERAKFWPQAMATAIVVGVVYPFFEGLVWNGNFGFQDWMTESFGAAFNDFAGSIVVHAMGGWIALGAVVMLGVRRGRYRRDGSPAGIPPSSIPFLALGTWLLCIGWFGFNVMSAQSVEGINGLVAMNSLLAMGGGILAALLAGRNDPGFVHNGALAGLVAVCAGSNVMHPVGSFAVGAVAGVIFVVFFQLCHNRWKIDDVLGVWPLHGLCGLWGGIACGIFGLEALGGMGGVTFMSQLVGSLIGAAFACVAGFAVYGLLKVTIGIRLGEEEEFRGADLSIHQVGANPEQDLTAQG; from the coding sequence ATGGAGAACGTGGTCTCCGGACTGGACGTATTTTTCGTGCTCATGGGCGCGATCCTGGTGTTTGCGATGCACGCGGGTTTCGCGTTCCTGGAGGTCGGCACGGTCCGGCACAAGAACCAGGTCAACGCGCTGGTGAAGATCATCGTCGACTTCGCGGTGTCGATGGTCGCCTATTTTCTCGTCGGCTACATGGTCGCCTACGGCACGGGCTTCCTGGTCAGCGCCACGGTGCTGTCCGGCGCCGAAGTGGTGGAAGGTCATGATTTCGGGCTGTCGGGCTTCGGCCTGGTCAAGTTCTTCTTCCTGCTGACCTTCGCGGCCGCCATCCCGGCGATCATCTCCGGCGGCATCGCCGAGCGGGCGAAGTTCTGGCCCCAGGCGATGGCCACCGCGATCGTCGTGGGCGTGGTCTATCCCTTCTTCGAGGGCCTGGTGTGGAACGGCAATTTCGGCTTCCAGGACTGGATGACCGAGAGCTTCGGCGCCGCCTTCAACGATTTCGCCGGCTCCATCGTGGTCCACGCCATGGGCGGCTGGATCGCGCTGGGGGCTGTGGTCATGCTGGGCGTGCGCCGCGGCCGCTACCGCCGCGACGGCAGCCCCGCGGGCATCCCGCCGTCGAGCATCCCGTTCCTGGCGCTGGGCACCTGGCTGCTCTGCATCGGCTGGTTCGGCTTCAACGTCATGAGCGCGCAGTCGGTCGAAGGCATCAATGGCCTGGTCGCCATGAACTCGCTGCTGGCCATGGGCGGGGGCATCCTCGCGGCCCTGCTGGCCGGGCGCAACGACCCCGGCTTCGTCCACAACGGCGCCCTGGCCGGCCTGGTGGCGGTCTGCGCCGGCTCCAACGTCATGCACCCGGTGGGCTCGTTCGCCGTGGGCGCGGTGGCCGGCGTCATCTTCGTGGTCTTCTTCCAGCTCTGCCACAACCGCTGGAAGATCGACGACGTGCTCGGCGTCTGGCCGCTGCACGGCCTCTGCGGCCTCTGGGGCGGCATCGCCTGCGGCATCTTCGGCCTCGAGGCGCTGGGCGGCATGGGCGGCGTGACCTTCATGTCCCAGCTCGTCGGTTCGCTGATCGGCGCGGCCTTCGCCTGCGTGGCGGGTTTCGCGGTCTACGGCCTGCTGAAGGTCACCATCGGTATCCGACTCGGCGAGGAGGAGGAGTTCCGCGGCGCGGACCTCTCCATCCATCAGGTCGGCGCCAACCCCGAGCAGGACCTGACCGCGCAGGGTTAG
- the amt gene encoding ammonium transporter, whose product MNLSKRILVGGPVAAALALGAAAPAFAQVSGETAFVFNTLSFLMCGFLVMFMAAGFAMLESGMVRSKNVATICVKNISLYSIAGIMYYLIGYDLMYGIDAGGYIGSFSLFWSPDDTAALADAFPTEDAPGYAATSDWFFQMVFVATAASIVSGTVAERVKLWPFLIFVVFLTAVIYPIQGSWEWGAGWLDAEFGFSDFAGSTLVHSTGGWAALMGAIIIGARRGKYGADGRVNPMPGSSMPLATLGTFILWLGWFGFNGGSQLALGSAADAVAIADIFANTNAAAAGGVIAAMLASQVVFKKVDLTMALNGAIGGLVSITAEPLAPTLGGSILIGGVGGVLVVLAVPLLDKLKIDDVVGAIPAHLVCGIWGTLVVPVSNSDASFGGQIVGIIAIGLFVSIASAIVWFALKATIGVRADEEDEDMGLDRAELGMEAYPEFGAGSQRI is encoded by the coding sequence ATGAATCTATCGAAACGTATCCTGGTGGGCGGACCGGTCGCGGCCGCGCTCGCCCTGGGGGCCGCGGCCCCCGCCTTCGCGCAGGTGTCGGGGGAGACGGCCTTCGTCTTCAACACCCTGTCATTCCTGATGTGCGGCTTCCTGGTCATGTTCATGGCCGCCGGCTTCGCCATGCTGGAAAGTGGCATGGTGCGCTCGAAGAACGTCGCCACCATCTGCGTCAAGAACATCTCGCTCTATTCGATCGCCGGCATCATGTACTACCTGATCGGCTATGACCTGATGTACGGCATCGACGCGGGCGGCTACATCGGTTCCTTCAGCCTGTTCTGGTCGCCCGATGACACGGCGGCCCTGGCCGACGCCTTCCCGACCGAGGACGCCCCCGGCTACGCCGCGACCTCCGACTGGTTCTTCCAGATGGTGTTCGTCGCCACCGCGGCCTCGATCGTCTCCGGCACGGTCGCCGAGCGCGTGAAGCTCTGGCCGTTCCTGATCTTCGTCGTCTTCCTGACCGCCGTCATCTACCCGATCCAGGGCTCCTGGGAATGGGGCGCGGGCTGGCTGGACGCCGAGTTCGGTTTCTCCGACTTCGCCGGTTCGACGCTGGTGCACTCCACCGGCGGCTGGGCGGCCCTGATGGGCGCGATCATCATCGGCGCGCGCAGGGGCAAGTACGGCGCCGACGGCCGCGTCAACCCGATGCCGGGTTCGTCGATGCCGCTCGCCACGCTGGGCACCTTCATCCTGTGGCTCGGCTGGTTCGGCTTCAACGGCGGCTCGCAGCTCGCCCTGGGCTCCGCGGCCGATGCAGTGGCCATCGCCGACATCTTCGCCAATACCAATGCGGCGGCGGCCGGCGGCGTCATCGCGGCGATGCTCGCCAGCCAGGTGGTCTTCAAGAAGGTCGACCTGACCATGGCGCTCAACGGCGCGATCGGCGGTCTGGTTTCGATCACCGCCGAACCGCTGGCGCCCACGCTGGGCGGCTCGATCCTGATCGGCGGCGTTGGCGGCGTGCTGGTGGTGCTCGCGGTGCCGCTGCTCGACAAGCTGAAGATCGACGACGTGGTCGGCGCCATCCCGGCCCACCTGGTCTGCGGCATCTGGGGCACGCTGGTCGTGCCGGTGTCCAATTCCGACGCCAGCTTCGGCGGCCAGATCGTCGGCATCATCGCCATCGGCCTCTTCGTCTCGATCGCCAGCGCCATCGTCTGGTTCGCCCTCAAGGCGACCATCGGCGTCCGCGCCGACGAGGAAGACGAGGACATGGGCCTCGACCGGGCGGAGCTCGGCATGGAGGCCTATCCCGAGTTCGGCGCCGGCTCCCAGAGGATCTGA
- a CDS encoding P-II family nitrogen regulator: MKLIMAIIKPFKLDEVREALTQLGIDGLTATEVKGYGRQKGHTEIYRGAEYAVSFLPKVKIEIVVKADMAERTVETIRQAAETGQIGDGKIFVIDVVSAMRIRTGETDADAL, encoded by the coding sequence ATGAAACTCATCATGGCCATCATCAAGCCGTTCAAGCTTGACGAGGTCCGAGAAGCGCTCACGCAGCTCGGGATCGACGGGCTGACGGCCACCGAGGTCAAGGGATATGGCCGCCAGAAGGGCCATACCGAAATCTACCGCGGCGCCGAGTACGCGGTCAGCTTCCTGCCCAAGGTGAAGATCGAGATCGTGGTCAAGGCCGACATGGCCGAGCGCACGGTCGAGACCATCCGCCAGGCGGCGGAGACCGGCCAGATCGGCGACGGCAAGATCTTCGTCATCGATGTCGTCAGTGCGATGCGCATCCGCACCGGCGAAACCGACGCCGACGCGCTCTGA
- a CDS encoding amidase: MSRDYHAMTALELGRGVAGGDIDPLMLTEHFLDRIAEYDPGHSIFVSLTQERALAEAMAARRRAAAGLLRSPLDGVPIGWKDLFDTAGHPTEGASALFRGRVPDRDAEPLARAVTAGLVCLGKTNLPDLAYSGLGVNPWSGTPANAHSPKGDPRVPGGSSAGAGVSVAAGLAPAGIGSDTGGSVRIPAAFNGIVGLKSTWGAVSLEGSIPLAPSLDTVGPLTKDVADANAIHAILSGRPAADLAGASAQGLRLLWARGHDDNEIQPGVAAAVEAAVERLRAAGAEVTERRLDSFEAHDEVVLQHGNPISLEGWAIWGDTIDANPDKLYRPIRERIAAGRSARASDAIILRHRFGELQRAWMRETAGFDAVLQATTPAIAPSIAAVMESEEEHARQALLSSFNTRRINFLGLCAISLPCGFSEGLPVGLMATAGPNREGRLLRAARGIERAIAFA; encoded by the coding sequence ATGAGCCGCGACTATCACGCGATGACGGCGCTGGAACTTGGCCGGGGGGTCGCCGGGGGCGACATCGACCCGCTGATGCTGACCGAGCACTTCCTGGACCGCATCGCCGAATACGATCCCGGCCACAGCATCTTCGTCAGCCTGACGCAGGAGCGCGCGCTGGCCGAAGCCATGGCCGCGCGCCGCCGCGCCGCCGCGGGACTGCTGCGGTCGCCGCTGGACGGGGTGCCCATCGGCTGGAAGGACCTGTTCGACACCGCAGGCCACCCGACCGAAGGCGCATCCGCCCTGTTCCGGGGCCGGGTGCCGGACCGCGACGCCGAACCGCTGGCCCGCGCGGTGACCGCGGGGCTGGTCTGCCTCGGCAAGACCAACCTGCCCGACCTGGCCTATTCGGGTCTCGGCGTGAATCCCTGGAGCGGCACCCCGGCCAACGCCCACAGTCCGAAAGGCGACCCACGCGTGCCCGGCGGCAGTTCCGCCGGCGCCGGCGTTTCCGTCGCCGCGGGTCTCGCCCCGGCCGGCATCGGATCGGACACAGGCGGCTCGGTGCGCATACCGGCGGCCTTTAACGGGATCGTCGGCCTGAAGTCCACCTGGGGCGCGGTTTCGCTGGAAGGCTCGATCCCGCTTGCGCCGTCGCTCGACACGGTGGGGCCGCTGACGAAGGATGTCGCCGACGCCAATGCGATCCACGCCATCCTGTCGGGCCGCCCGGCCGCCGATCTGGCGGGCGCCTCGGCGCAGGGCCTGCGCCTGCTCTGGGCGCGCGGCCATGACGACAACGAGATCCAGCCCGGCGTCGCCGCGGCGGTCGAAGCGGCGGTCGAGCGCCTGCGCGCCGCCGGGGCCGAGGTGACCGAACGCCGTCTCGATTCCTTCGAGGCGCACGACGAGGTGGTGCTGCAGCATGGCAACCCGATCAGCCTGGAGGGCTGGGCCATCTGGGGCGACACCATCGACGCCAATCCCGACAAGCTCTACCGGCCGATCCGCGAACGCATCGCCGCCGGCCGCTCCGCCCGCGCATCGGACGCGATCATCCTGCGCCACCGCTTCGGCGAACTGCAGCGCGCCTGGATGCGGGAGACGGCAGGCTTCGACGCGGTCCTGCAGGCGACGACGCCGGCCATAGCGCCCTCGATTGCCGCGGTGATGGAGAGCGAGGAGGAGCACGCCCGCCAGGCGCTGCTGTCGTCCTTCAACACCCGGCGCATCAATTTTCTGGGTCTCTGCGCCATCAGCCTGCCCTGCGGCTTCAGCGAGGGCCTGCCCGTGGGCCTGATGGCGACCGCAGGCCCGAATCGGGAAGGGCGTCTGCTGCGCGCCGCGCGGGGCATCGAGCGCGCAATCGCTTTTGCCTGA